The Cucurbita pepo subsp. pepo cultivar mu-cu-16 chromosome LG08, ASM280686v2, whole genome shotgun sequence genome contains a region encoding:
- the LOC111799845 gene encoding heavy metal-associated isoprenylated plant protein 39-like, with protein sequence MKKVVLKLDLPDDKAKKKALKLVSTLSGIDSIAMDMKEKKLTVIGAVDPVTIVSKLRKFWPADIISVGPAVEPKKDEPKKEEGKKEEEGKKEEGKKEEEKKGEAKKEEEKKEGEEKKNPNPNDAVLELVRAYRAYNPYLTTHYYAQSIEENPNACAIC encoded by the exons ATGAAG AAGGTCGTTCTAAAACTGGATTTACCGGACGATAAAGCCAAGAAAAAGGCCTTGAAATTGGTCTCCACACTCTCAG GAATCGATTCTATTGCGATggatatgaaagaaaagaagcttACAGTGATCGGAGCCGTGGATCCGGTGACGATCGTGAGCAAACTGAGGAAGTTTTGGCCGGCGGACATAATCTCCGTCGGACCGGCGGTGGAGCCGAAGAAGGACGAGCcgaaaaaggaagaaggaaagaaggaagaagaaggaaagaaggaagaggggaagaaggaagaagagaagaaaggagaagcgaagaaggaagaagagaagaaagaaggagaagaaaagaagaatccGAATCCAAACGACGCCGTTTTGGAACTGGTGAGAGCTTACAGAGCTTACAATCCTTATCTTACAACTCATTATTACGCTCAGAGTATAGAGGAGAATCCGAACGCCTGCGCCATCTGCTAA
- the LOC111800070 gene encoding uncharacterized protein At1g01500-like, whose translation MDFQDKDSSMAVSRTSNSYINGPSLSHSAWLEVRLFYVRISPCVIDSVPDHLNLRHLRREIGVSLEINGSQIPASDSVSIALRRDRLSKETSEVTYVSTDSIRVTGGVEFEVYENEDLILCGSLERMEANWVNGSIGLENNSKTGWTMDCFMAASMCSGSSAFFRPKLGVSSPAIEVYIAGCCSGMPVILTKTILVSPRRKNQRQGVLDAIPEDEEVGKEENGTNGLIQHQKVQMSESEVDGYDSYGKMGHGFYRDDMYTGEDGQLSWFNAGVRVGVGIGLGVCLGVGIGVGLLMRSYQTTTRHFRRRFM comes from the exons ATGGACTTCCAAGATAAAGATTCGTCCATGGCGGTTTCCAGAACCTCGAATTCGTATATCAATGGCCCTTCCTTAAGCCATTCTGCTTGGTTGGAGGTTCGCCTCTTCTACGTTCGGATTTCTCCCTGTGTGATTGATAGCGTTCCTGATCATCTTAATCTGCGGCACCTTCGTCGCGAAATTGGTGTTTCCCTTGAAATTAATGGTTCTCAAATTCCGGCCTCTGATTCCGTTTCTATCGCCCTCCGTCGTGATCGGCTCAGCAAGGAAACATCGGAGGTTACGTACGTTAGCACGGACAGTATTCGGGTTACCGGCGGTGTGGAGTTCGAGGTGTATGAGAATGAGGATTTGATTCTCTGTGGGTCTTTGGAACGAATGGAGGCCAATTGGGTTAATGGGAGCATTGGATTGGAGAACAATTCGAAGACAGGTTGGACTATGGACTGTTTTATGGCTGCGTCCATGTGTTCGGGTTCGTCGGCCTTCTTCCGGCCTAAACTTGGGGTTTCTTCGCCGGCAATCGAGGTTTATATCGCCGGTTGTTGCTCCGGTATGCCTGTGATCTTGACGAAGACGATTCTGGTCAGTCCGAGGCGGAAGAACCAGAGGCAGGGTGTCCTGGATGCAATTCCGGAGGATGAAGAAGTTGGGAAGGAGGAGAATGGAACTAATGGATTGATCCAGCACCAAAAAGTGCAG ATGTCAGAGTCTGAAGTTGATGGTTATGACTCATATGGTAAAATGGGGCATGGTTTCTACCGTGATGATATGTACACTGGCGAAGATGGGCAGCTCTCATGGTTTAATGCTGGTGTTAGAGTGGGTGTTGGCATTGGTCTTGGAGTGTGCCTTGGAGTGGGAATTGGGGTTGGCTTGCTCATGCGTTCATACCAAACCACAACGAGACATTTTAGACGACGGTTTATGTAA
- the LOC111800069 gene encoding C-terminal binding protein AN-like yields the protein MSRNPRSSAVIPHRNNPKSLPLVVTLNCIEDCSLEQDCLAGVAVVEHVPLSRLADGKIESATAVLLHSLAYLPRAAQRRLHPYHLILCLGSADRSVDSALASDLGLRLIHVDTSRAEEIADSVMALFLGLLRRTHLLSRHTLSASGWLGSVQPLCRGMRRCRGLVLGIVGRSSSARALATRSLAFKISVLYFDVNDGKGKVSKSTVTFPSAARRMDTLNDLLAASDLVSLHCALTNDTVQIISAECLQHIKPGAFLVNTGSSQLLDDCAVKQLLIDGTLAGCALDGAEGPQWMEAWVKEMPNVLILPHSADYSEEVWMEIREKCVSILQTFFVDGVVPENAISDEDEDESEVTEVKEQSDGRGKEVSIQLAAVERLTDDNHLTPMNSQKKGLNLSTGSSSQPQNSTLSQTTVTRSDGRRSRSGKKAKKRHTRQKSQQKLDDNLMLEKESTSHREDDTAMSGTDQVLSSSSRFPSPDESRNRKVPLETMQESTSDPSYKSSKKLVRKSIDQLKDGYIIAIYARDHPALHVSRQRVKGGGWFLDTMTDVTKRDPAAQFLVVFRNKDTIGLRSLSAGGKLLQINRRTEFVFASHSFDVWESWTLEGSLEECRLANCRNPLALLDVRIEVLATVGDDGVTRWLD from the exons ATGAGCAGAAATCCCAGATCCTCCGCCGTTATCCCTCACCGGAATAACCCTAAGTCTCTTCCGTTGGTTGTTACTCTTAACTGCATCGAAGATTGTTCGCTTGAACAGGATTGTCTGGCTGGCGTTGCTGTTGTGGAGCATGTGCCGCTTAGTCGTTTGGCGGACGGGAAAATTGAGTCGGCTACGGCGGTGCTTCTTCACTCGCTTGCGTACCTTCCGCGGGCTGCTCAGCGTCGGCTTCATCCTTACCATCTTATTCTCTGCCTTGGTTCTGCTGACCGCTCTGTCGATTCTGCTTTGGCTTCGGATCTCGGTCTTCGTTTGATTCATGTCGATACTTCCCGGGCGGAGGAGATTGCCGACTCTGTCATGGCGCTTTTTCTTGGCTTGCTTCGTCGGACTCATCTACTCTCGCGTCATACACTCTCTGCTTCGGGATGGCTCGGTTCTGTCCAGCCTCTTTGCCGTGGAATGAGGCGCTGTCGAGGACTGGTTTTGGGAATCGTTGGTAGATCTTCTTCAGCTAGGGCTTTGGCTACGAGGAGCTTAGCTTTCAAGATTAGCGTGCTTTATTTTGACGTCAATGAT GGAAAGGGAAAAGTGAGCAAGTCGACAGTAACGTTTCCATCTGCTGCTCGAAGAATGGATACTCTTAATGATTTGCTTGCTGCAAGTGATCTCGTTTCACTTCATTGTGCCCTAACAAATGACACGGTTCAGATTATCAGTGCTGAATGTCTGCAGCATATAAAGCCTG GGGCGTTTCTTGTTAACACTGGTAGCAGCCAACTATTAGATGATTGTGCTGTGAAGCAACTTTTGATCGATGGAACCTTGGCTGGCTGTGCCCTGGATGGTGCTGAAGGGCCACAGTGGATGGAAGCATGG GTGAAGGAAATGCCAAATGTTTTGATTCTTCCGCACAGTGCAGATTATAGTGAAGAGGTATGGATGGAGATCAGGGAGAAATGCGTCTCAATATTACAAACGTTCTTTGTTGATGGGGTAGTTCCTGAGAATGCCATCTCTGATGAGGATGAAGATGAAAGTGAAGTTACTGAAGTAAAAGAACAGTCTGATGGTCGAGGCAAAGAAGTCAGCATTCAGCTTGCTGCTGTTGAACGGTTGACTGATGATAACCACTTAACTCCAATGAACTCCCAGAAGAAAGGGTTGAATCTCTCAACTGGGTCATCCAGTCAGCCCCAGAATTCCACTTTGTCACAAACTACCGTCACCAGATCTGATGGAAGACGCAGTAGGTCTGGTaagaaagccaaaaaaagGCATACACGTCAAAAATCTCAACAGAAGTTAGACGATAATCTCATGTTAGAAAAGGAAAGTACCTCTCATCGAGAAGATGATACTGCTATGAGTGGCACAGATCAAGTTTTAAGTTCAAGTTCTCGATTTCCTTCCCCTGATGAATCAAGAAACAGGAAAGTTCCTTTGGAGACTATGCAAGAATCTACCTCAGATCCATCATATAAATCTAGCAAGAAATTAGTTAGAAAGTCTATTGATCAGCTGAAAGATGGCTATATTATAGCCATATATGCTAGAGATCATCCTGCACTCCATGTATCCCGGCAACGAGTTAAAGGTGGTGGTTGGTTTCTTGATACCATGACAGATGTGACAAAAAGAGACCCTGCTGCCCAGTTTCTGGTTGTTTTCAGAAATAAG GATACAATTGGTCTTCGATCTCTATCTGCTGGCGGGAAGTTATTGCAG aTAAATCGTAGAACAGAGTTCGTATTTGCTAGCCACAGTTTTGATGTTTGGGAGAGTTGGACACTAGAAGGCTCTCTGGAAGAATGTAGGCTGGCCAATTGTAGAAACCCCCTG GCACTTTTGGACGTGCGCATTGAAGTCCTCGCAACCGTAGGTGACGATGGAGTTACCCGTTGGCTAGATTAG